In Hippoglossus hippoglossus isolate fHipHip1 chromosome 19, fHipHip1.pri, whole genome shotgun sequence, the DNA window CACTAAGAATGATCTCATCGAGAGGCTCCGCAACTACCAGGAGCAAAATGGTGGCAACGCAGCGGTTTTGAAAAATGGAATATTTCAGCAGGGCGCTAACTCTGCTGCTATCACCAGCATATCCTCTCCGACTACAACCACAACTGCCCTTGACCACCAGTCAGGAGAGAGCGTGTTTAAATTAGCTTTGTCCTCACTGGCTAATGCGGTTCCTGGGAGAGTCATGCGATTTGGCAGCACCAGCTCCAGCCCGCCTATGTCGCCTACTCCGTCTGAGAGGTCGTTGGCTGGGATGAGTCCGGATGAGACGAGCTGTAATGGAGACATGTTTGGAGAGATGGTGAGATCTATGATGTGTGAAGCAGATAGCCTGTTTATTGGAAGATTATTGGTGTTAAGTTTAGAGTGATTATTGTTATAAAGAACAGTCTCCCTTCTAACAtcctcttcttgttttgttgacCTTCAGGTGAGCTCTCCTTTGACTCAACTCACCCTGCACCCATCTCCTCAGCCCTCGTCAAATCTCTCTCCACTGTCACAGCCACTCTCCCAGGTCAAAGAGGAGATCCAGAGCCCATGCAGTCGGTCCACGTCTTCAGCCGCCTCGAGCCAGCGTCCAGAGCCCCTGCCAGGCGCAGCCATGGACTCATCCGCTGTGGATAAGGACCagatgctgcaggagaaggacAAACAGATAGAGGAGTTGACCAGGATGCTAAGGCAAAAACAGAGGCTAGTGGAGACCCTCAGATCCCAGCTGGAGCAGGGCAAGGTGACGGGTGGCGTAGTGGTGAAGAGGGAAGGAAGTGAGAAGAGCAAAACGGCCCCAGAGGTTAAACTTCCGACTCTAATAAAAGCTTCGGCCATTCAACCCCCGACTCTTCCTAACGGCACTGTGGTGAAGGTAAAGAGGGAGGTGGAGTCTGAGGAAGAAATGGAGGGAGTAACGGAGGAGGCGCAGTTAAAGAAGCTGGCCCAGCCGATGCAGTGCTCTCAGGAGACCCTGCTCAGGCTGCAGCAGATTCATCGGCTGCAGGCAgaacagcagaaacagcagctaCAACCCAAACAGCAGCAAAGTCAGGTACAACTGCAGAAAgtagcagaaaaaaagaaagaagctcAAATCctgctccaccagcagcagcagctccagcagctcatCATCCAGCAAACCCAACAGAAACAGCTGCTGGCCCAGCAGAAGTTAGCCCAGCAGAAACTGGCCCAGCAGAAACTCACACAACAGAAGCCGGTGCAGCAGAGCCAGCTCAAACAACCCCCAGGGCAAGTTCAACAGAGCCAGCCGAAGAACCAAGTTCAGCTGAAGCAGGTTCAGGTGCAGATCCAAAACCAGACGGTGGCCGGCCAGAAGCCTGCAGCTACCCAAATCCAGCAGAGGAAACAACTGAGGGCTcaccagaggcagcagcagaaacagcagaCGGCAGCTGTTGCCACACAACAGGTGAAGACCCTGTGGTTTCAGACACTTCAACTAATTTATCACAATCATCAGTCCAATTTAAGTGTCCCTATAATTATATTCTAAATGATTATAAACTAATGAGTGAATGAAAGTAGAATGACCCCAAGCACGTTTTTTGTGCTGATCCACGACGACAGAACAGATTTGTGTTACACAAAAGTCTTATGTCCAaaactggatcaaatgtaaacaacgtaacaaagacatgaacctatgttcagactttcaggtgtgaaaacgcccttaatgatgttaaaatagttgtgttttcatccccAGGTGACGCCAGTCTTCATCAACCAACAGAACGGCACTCCGATCCAAACTCAGGCCATTTCATTAGACGTCCTCAAGGCCAACGGCGCACCCACACTGGTCACCGATAGCAACGGCAACCACTACCTGATCGCTCTCACCAGTCCCACCCAAGGCGGACAGAATGGAGGGTCTCCATTGGCCAAAACCAATGGACGCATCACACTGCAGGTATGATAAAGTTCACGTTGTGTGATGGACTGCAGTGGGGTTACAATGGGATTGAAACATTTATCTACATCTTCATCTGCTTGTCATCCTTATTTCAGAGATTGCTGTCGACTCTGACTAAACCCCCAAGCACTGACAGCCAATCAAAAGAGCAGGTGGAGGCAGAGCCTGTGAGCGAGCCAATCAAAAAGGTACAACCTTGACTCAATAAAACATCAATTATTATCAACTGATGGGAACGTTTCtgtcttgatataatttttggccTAATCGCACTTCACATTCACATAAATTaccaaatatattttgtatatctATTTGAATGACCTGCCTGATCTTCAGAcactacatttatatttatattcagttcTCCAAACTAAATTTGTTCATATTTACAAAACTATCTATATGAAAACAGTTTgcttttatccttttttttaatcaaaatttaCTGTAATGTAGAACACTGAATTGCAGGACAATTGTCTGCAGTAACATCTTTCTGCCACTGAGTGTCACTGCTGTCACAGTTTAGTGAACCAAACCAACTGTAGACTGGGGAAATGTGGAAATAATGTTTCACTTGATGATCACAATTTATCAATCATAATTTATGATCCAGTGTCTGTGTCCAAGTCTAAACACGTCTtcgctgtgtttttttttctccaggcaCAGAAGGCGGGGCTTCACCTGGACACCAGTAGCGTTCCACAACCCTGTCACCAGTCGGTCACTGCTCCTCCCAGCCTGCAGCCTTTCTTCGACGACATGTCAGAGAGCGAAAGCCAAAGCAGCCTAATCTCATCTCTCAAGGTAGCGTCgagctctgctctgctccccGTGCTCCCCGTCGTCTTGTCTTCACGGCTCTTTGTACAACTTCAGTAactttttctccttgtttctctcctttttcatttcatcactcaatcctgacagagagaggagttGTGTCCGCCTTACGACCGGCACACACTGTtcacccctccctctcccaAACCCAACACCTCCCTTCCTCCTCAACGCTCCAAAGTATGTCTTCCAGCACGACTTCTCTTTCCGTCACTTCTTTAGTGatcttctgtttttctgactGTCCCTCCattttccctcctttttcttcACATTGAGTTTTGTGGTTGAATTTTACTGAACctagatgtgtgtgtgccttaAAGGAAATTGCCAGCCTCTTGTACTTTCATCAGCTTAATATGATGAGGTTGCTCAAAGAGATGTTCAGACGCAAAAACCAGCATCAAAAATGCCTTTGATACTTTGAAAAATGTCCGGTCAGGAATCGGCGAGAATGCAAATCTATATA includes these proteins:
- the mrtfab gene encoding myocardin related transcription factor Ab isoform X3, whose product is MEVSGTPGFAPSPQSEAVADDLQELSLQPIPNPLPLQERKNVLQLKLQQRRTREELVSQGIMPPLKSPAAFHEQRRLLERARTEDYLKRKIRCRPERSELIRMHILEETLAEPSLQAKQLQLKRARLADNLNDKISHRPGPIELVHKNILSVTCSVQHSLLDSPKGESSSLDEDSSDALSPDQLTNHDSPLSAIPQLSPPDALTQNGDISPTQFVTQAPPPPPPQVNAPALSPPPKLTNGTTMISASPRSSSGQVKARSSDRPPQRSKKSKDNKPKVKKLKYHQYIPPDQKADKELPPPMDSSYAKLLHQQQLFLQLQILSQQQQHYNYHTILPAPPKPPAEQSPTTNSGPSPSRSTPSMTTPAPSNQSAAGRQSQTAVGGAKPTTLPANLDEFKVAELKQELKLRCLTVSGTKNDLIERLRNYQEQNGGNAAVLKNGIFQQGANSAAITSISSPTTTTTALDHQSGESVFKLALSSLANAVPGRVMRFGSTSSSPPMSPTPSERSLAGMSPDETSCNGDMFGEMVSSPLTQLTLHPSPQPSSNLSPLSQPLSQVKEEIQSPCSRSTSSAASSQRPEPLPGAAMDSSAVDKDQMLQEKDKQIEELTRMLRQKQRLVETLRSQLEQGKVTGGVVVKREGSEKSKTAPEVKLPTLIKASAIQPPTLPNGTVVKVKREVESEEEMEGVTEEAQLKKLAQPMQCSQETLLRLQQIHRLQAEQQKQQLQPKQQQSQVQLQKVAEKKKEAQILLHQQQQLQQLIIQQTQQKQLLAQQKLAQQKLAQQKLTQQKPVQQSQLKQPPGQVQQSQPKNQVQLKQVQVQIQNQTVAGQKPAATQIQQRKQLRAHQRQQQKQQTAAVATQQVTPVFINQQNGTPIQTQAISLDVLKANGAPTLVTDSNGNHYLIALTSPTQGGQNGGSPLAKTNGRITLQRLLSTLTKPPSTDSQSKEQVEAEPVSEPIKKAQKAGLHLDTSSVPQPCHQSVTAPPSLQPFFDDMSESESQSSLISSLKREELCPPYDRHTLFTPPSPKPNTSLPPQRSKENGMNSQQMDDLFDILLKSGEIPSFKSNPDPSLAPLHSNPPSPSSPPSPLHLSPSTPTEHLLSPQPCTGGGRLEDFLESTTGAPLLGVEPDGALTLIDDLHSQMLSTPSILDHPSTPMDTSDLGFSPHSTGLDFGDPTLDSMDWLDISMVGSASGGSGGGRGDSGGRGDGGTSLAPLAPHTPPSVFSADFLDSTDLQLHWESCL